One genomic window of Herpetosiphonaceae bacterium includes the following:
- the glgB gene encoding 1,4-alpha-glucan branching protein GlgB, with protein MSETQRITGLGWEELDALLSGRHAAPFDVLGPHPVDGGAAFVLRVLRPRVQSITALGEDGARYPLHRVVGSDLFETILPADALPAYRLELTEADVTYQIDDPYRFPLQLSEFDLHLINEGTHYNTYLKLGAHLTTIDGVRGVEFAVWAPNAQRVSVIGDWNWWDGRVHPMQPRASGVWEIFLPGLAECATYKYEIRTHGGQLFEKADPYGFWSEFRPRTASIAWDIDKHVWNDADWLRQRERRQALAAPISIYECHLGSWRRVSEQGNRYLSYHELAEQLVPYVKQMGYTHIELLPVSEHPFDGSWGYQTTGYYAPTSRHGTPDDFQAFVDRCHQEGIGVILDWVPAHFPKDAHGLIYFDGTHLYEHADPRQGEHPDWGTLIFNYGRNEVRNFLLSNALFWLDKYHIDGFRVDAVSSMLYLDYGRNPGEWVPNQYGGRENLEAIEFLKQFNLLLHAAYPGVLTIAEESTAWPQVSRPVYTGGLGFSLKWNMGWMHDILNFMTTDPIYRGYHYNQVTFSLMYAFSENFILSLSHDEVVHLKKSLLGKMPGDDWQKFANVRALFGYMLAHPGKQLQFMGMEFGQWGEWNHDTGLEWNLLDGLSHRGLQRLVADLHALYRQERALHAIDFDWSGFEWLQVSDPVNCVIAFLRRGPQPEDEIVAVCNWTPVIHEDYWVRAPQAGSYREILNTDAAIYWGSNVGNPGEIATHQGEDGNPYLRLRLPPLSVVLLKR; from the coding sequence ATGAGTGAAACACAACGTATCACCGGATTGGGCTGGGAAGAGCTGGATGCGCTGCTCAGCGGGCGGCACGCCGCGCCATTCGACGTGCTGGGGCCGCACCCGGTCGACGGCGGCGCTGCGTTCGTGCTGCGGGTGCTGCGCCCGCGCGTTCAGAGCATCACGGCGCTGGGCGAGGATGGAGCGCGCTACCCGCTGCACCGCGTCGTCGGCAGCGATCTGTTCGAGACAATCCTGCCAGCCGACGCACTCCCGGCCTACCGGCTTGAGTTGACGGAGGCGGATGTCACCTACCAGATCGACGATCCGTATCGCTTCCCGCTCCAGCTCTCGGAGTTCGATCTGCATCTGATCAACGAGGGCACGCACTACAACACCTATCTCAAGCTGGGCGCACACCTGACGACGATCGACGGTGTGCGCGGCGTGGAGTTCGCGGTCTGGGCACCCAACGCGCAGCGCGTCAGCGTGATCGGCGACTGGAACTGGTGGGATGGGCGGGTCCACCCGATGCAGCCGCGCGCGAGCGGCGTCTGGGAGATCTTCCTGCCCGGCCTGGCCGAGTGTGCGACATACAAGTACGAGATCCGCACGCATGGCGGCCAGCTCTTTGAAAAAGCCGATCCGTACGGCTTCTGGTCTGAATTCCGGCCCAGGACCGCATCGATCGCCTGGGACATCGACAAGCACGTCTGGAACGATGCCGACTGGCTGCGGCAGCGCGAGCGGCGGCAGGCGCTCGCCGCGCCGATCTCGATCTATGAGTGCCACCTGGGATCGTGGCGGCGCGTGTCGGAGCAGGGCAATCGCTACCTGTCCTATCACGAGCTGGCCGAGCAGCTCGTCCCTTATGTCAAGCAGATGGGCTATACCCACATCGAGCTGCTGCCGGTGAGCGAGCATCCCTTCGACGGCTCGTGGGGCTACCAGACCACAGGCTACTACGCGCCGACCAGCCGCCACGGCACGCCCGACGACTTCCAGGCATTCGTCGATCGCTGCCACCAGGAGGGCATCGGCGTGATCCTCGACTGGGTTCCGGCGCACTTCCCCAAGGACGCGCATGGCCTGATCTACTTCGACGGCACGCATCTTTACGAGCACGCCGATCCGCGACAGGGCGAGCATCCCGACTGGGGCACGCTGATCTTCAACTACGGTCGCAACGAGGTGCGCAACTTTTTGCTGAGCAACGCGCTCTTCTGGCTCGACAAGTACCATATCGACGGCTTTCGCGTGGATGCCGTCTCGTCGATGCTCTACCTGGACTACGGGCGCAATCCGGGCGAGTGGGTGCCGAACCAGTACGGCGGGCGCGAAAACCTTGAGGCGATCGAGTTTCTCAAGCAGTTCAACCTGCTGCTCCACGCCGCGTATCCGGGCGTGCTGACGATCGCCGAGGAGTCGACCGCCTGGCCGCAGGTTTCGCGGCCCGTGTACACCGGCGGCCTGGGCTTTAGCCTCAAGTGGAACATGGGCTGGATGCACGACATCCTCAATTTTATGACGACCGACCCGATCTATCGCGGCTATCACTACAATCAGGTGACATTCTCGCTGATGTACGCCTTCTCGGAGAACTTTATCCTCTCACTCTCGCACGACGAGGTGGTGCATCTCAAAAAATCGCTGCTCGGCAAGATGCCCGGCGACGACTGGCAGAAGTTCGCCAACGTGCGCGCGCTCTTCGGCTACATGCTGGCGCATCCCGGCAAGCAGTTGCAGTTCATGGGCATGGAGTTCGGGCAGTGGGGCGAGTGGAACCACGACACCGGCCTTGAGTGGAATCTCCTCGACGGGCTATCGCACCGGGGCTTGCAGCGTCTCGTCGCCGATCTGCATGCGCTTTACCGCCAGGAGCGCGCGCTCCACGCGATCGACTTCGATTGGTCCGGCTTCGAGTGGCTTCAGGTCAGCGATCCCGTCAACTGCGTGATCGCGTTTCTGCGGCGCGGCCCGCAGCCGGAGGACGAGATCGTCGCGGTCTGCAACTGGACGCCCGTGATTCACGAGGATTACTGGGTGCGCGCGCCGCAGGCCGGATCGTATCGCGAGATCCTCAACACCGACGCGGCGATCTACTGGGGCAGTAACGTCGGCAATCCCGGCGAGATCGCCACGCATCAGGGCGAGGACGGCAACCCCTATCTACGCCTGCGATTGCCGCCGCTGTCCGTGGTGCTGTTGAAACGGTAG
- a CDS encoding alpha-amylase family glycosyl hydrolase, translated as MHETERTRRQAAQALERLLPRVRAAFAAAGGSEQDWRAFETRLLREWERLFGLLIRLYGQQYDFFYHLEQLLHAAARNWHERASWLKQLDADREAIPDWFQSQTMVGGVLYVDLFAETLAGLRDSLPYFKELGLTYLHLMPLFDAPEGNSDGGYAVSNYRAVNPRLGSLDDLRALAQALQAEGISLVLDFVFNHTSDEHVWARRAQAGDPDYQEFYFLFPDRTMPDAYERTLREIFPTVRRGSFTWREDMQRWVWTTFNSFQWDLNYANPAVFRAMAEEMLFIANAGVEILRLDAVAFIWKRLGTGCENLPEAHLLIQAFNAVARIAAPAMLFKSEAIVHPDEVIRYISPQECQISYNPLLMALLWESLATREVKLLAHSLHTRFRLPPGCAWVNYLRSHDDIGWTFDDADAHYVWIDPFGHRQFLNAFYIGRFAGSFARGVPFQENPDTGDARVSGTLASLAGLEQALQTGDRALVDIAIQRILLLHSIILSIGGIPLIYLGDELATLNDYTYAAEPAKADDSRWVHRPRINRAAIGKRYDPTTAPGRVFGGLTRLITLRKAQPALYNGEMEVIATGNPHLFGYVRYHGGQRLLIVANFSEHPQAIDGNTLRTHGPGTRFTDLISGAEIIAEALLTLAPYQYIWLEPIGAYMIRVES; from the coding sequence ATGCATGAGACGGAGCGGACTCGTCGCCAGGCGGCTCAGGCGCTTGAGCGTCTGCTGCCGCGCGTGCGAGCAGCGTTTGCCGCAGCCGGCGGATCGGAACAGGATTGGCGGGCCTTCGAGACGCGGCTGCTGCGCGAGTGGGAGCGCCTCTTTGGGCTGCTGATCCGGCTCTACGGGCAGCAGTACGACTTTTTCTATCATCTGGAGCAACTGCTGCACGCCGCCGCCCGCAACTGGCACGAGCGCGCCTCCTGGCTCAAGCAGCTCGACGCGGATCGCGAGGCCATTCCCGATTGGTTCCAGTCGCAGACGATGGTCGGCGGCGTGCTCTACGTCGATCTCTTCGCCGAAACGCTGGCCGGGCTGCGCGACTCGCTGCCCTACTTCAAAGAGCTTGGCCTGACCTATCTGCATCTGATGCCGCTCTTCGACGCGCCTGAGGGCAACAGCGACGGCGGCTATGCCGTGAGCAACTACCGCGCGGTCAATCCTCGCCTCGGCAGCCTCGACGATCTCCGCGCGCTGGCGCAGGCGCTTCAGGCCGAGGGCATCAGCCTGGTGCTGGATTTTGTCTTCAACCATACCTCGGACGAGCATGTGTGGGCACGGCGGGCGCAGGCGGGCGACCCGGACTATCAGGAGTTTTACTTTCTGTTCCCCGATCGCACGATGCCCGACGCCTACGAGCGGACGCTGCGCGAGATCTTTCCAACCGTGCGGCGCGGCAGCTTTACCTGGCGCGAGGACATGCAGCGCTGGGTCTGGACGACGTTCAACAGCTTTCAGTGGGATTTGAACTACGCCAACCCGGCGGTCTTTCGGGCGATGGCCGAGGAGATGCTGTTTATCGCCAACGCGGGCGTTGAGATCCTGCGCCTCGATGCGGTCGCGTTTATCTGGAAGCGGCTCGGCACGGGCTGCGAGAATCTGCCCGAAGCGCACCTGCTGATCCAGGCGTTCAACGCCGTGGCGCGCATCGCGGCTCCGGCGATGCTCTTCAAGTCCGAGGCGATCGTCCATCCCGACGAGGTAATCCGGTATATCAGCCCGCAGGAGTGCCAGATCTCGTACAATCCGCTGCTGATGGCGCTGCTGTGGGAGTCGCTCGCCACGCGCGAGGTCAAGCTGCTGGCGCACTCGCTGCACACGCGCTTCCGCCTGCCGCCGGGCTGCGCCTGGGTCAACTATCTGCGCTCCCACGACGACATCGGCTGGACCTTCGACGACGCCGACGCGCACTATGTCTGGATCGATCCGTTCGGCCATCGCCAGTTCTTGAACGCCTTTTATATCGGGCGGTTTGCAGGCTCGTTCGCGCGGGGCGTGCCGTTTCAGGAGAATCCCGATACCGGCGACGCGCGCGTTTCAGGCACGCTGGCCTCGCTGGCGGGGCTGGAGCAGGCGCTTCAGACGGGCGACCGCGCGCTGGTCGACATCGCGATTCAGCGGATCTTGCTGCTGCACAGCATCATCTTGAGCATTGGCGGCATCCCGCTGATCTACCTGGGCGATGAGCTAGCCACCCTCAACGACTACACCTACGCCGCCGAGCCGGCCAAAGCCGACGATAGCCGCTGGGTCCACCGCCCGCGCATCAATCGAGCCGCGATCGGGAAGCGCTACGATCCGACGACCGCTCCTGGGCGCGTCTTCGGCGGCCTGACTCGCCTGATCACGCTGCGCAAGGCTCAGCCCGCGCTCTACAACGGCGAGATGGAGGTGATCGCCACGGGCAATCCCCATCTCTTCGGCTATGTGCGCTACCACGGCGGCCAGCGGCTGCTGATCGTGGCGAACTTTTCGGAGCATCCCCAGGCGATCGACGGCAATACGCTGCGGACGCACGGCCCCGGCACGCGCTTCACCGATCTGATCAGCGGAGCCGAGATCATCGCCGAGGCGCTGCTGACGCTCGCGCCGTACCAGTATATCTGGCTGGAGCCGATCGGGGCGTACATGATCAGGGTTGAATCGTGA